cctttacaattaatccagaacacggcagcaagattaatttttaatgagccaaaaataatgcatgtcacacctctgtttatcaatttgcactggctaccaatagctgctcgcataaaattcaaggcactgatgtttgcctacaaaaccaccactagctctgcacccctttacatttgatcatttagcagacgcttttatccaaagcgacgtacaatatgagaacaatagaagcaatgagaccatcgagagtgcagcagtatacaagtgccatgacaagtttcagttagcccagcacagtacacgtagctagggtttttttttttttttttttttttttaatagatagaataggtaagtgttagtattagttggtcagaTGCTGGTGAAAAAGATGCGTCTTTAGATGTTTCTTGAAAATGGATAAAGATTCATCTGTTCGAATTGTGATtgggaggtcattccaccagctgggcACAGTCCAAGAAAAGGTCCTTGAGAGGgatttggtacctctttgtgatggcaccacaaggcgtcgttcacttgcagaacgcaagcttctggagggtgcataagtttgaactagtgagtttagatatattggtgcagtgctagttgttgtcttgtaggcaaacatcagtaccttgaatttgatgcgagcggctattggtagccagtgtaacgtgatgaagagaggggtaacgtgagctttctttagttcattaaagaccactctggctgctgcattctggatcagttgcaGAGGCTTGATAGTACATGTGGGAAAGCCCGCCAagagagcattacaatagtccagtctggagagaacaagagcttggacgAGGAGTTGTGCGGCATGCTCGGACAGTAAGggtctaatcttcctaatgttgtataaggcgAATCTGCAGGAACGGGCCgttgtagcaatatggtctgtgaagcTTTACCTGTGAAGCTTtacctttacctaaattcattacttcagacgtATATGCCCTCTAGAaacttgcgttctgcaagtgaacgtcgctttattgtgccatcccaaagaggcacaaaatcactttcacagacttttaagttaaatgttccctcctggaggaatgacctgcccaactcaatccaagtccttagccatcttcaagaatcagctaaaaatacatctcttccatctttatttgaccctctaactctaggactctctattctaattctattctttaaaaaaaatcccttttagacttgcactctattcatttactgcttgttctctttaaaaaacactagcttttctaatctttttgtattctatttcttttttttattatacaactaacaaaaacaaaaaggccTCTATCACTACCTTAGTCTactctttttttattctatctgctttctttttatttattatataattataaaacaaaaaagacagccttgctatgtgtactgcgttaagctaaatgagacttgttatagcacttgcatatcattgttcttttgttgattttgattgcttccatcgtcctcatttgtaagtcgctttggctaaaagcatctgctaaatagctaaatgtaaatgtactgtcgctttgcaggtaggtttcttgaagcattttggagacgttggatttagtctgtctcagtttgttctgtttcttcatgtcattccagacagactggatgatggtGAGAttagatctctgtgtggagcactggctgttgtcagacaaaaatctcactcgattattacaattaatggcaaaatgaatgtttagaAATGTGAACTTATATTTCCTACTgaaacactacagcaaaagatagaaataactgacttagcATTTTATGGCTGGTGAAattactagtgttctaataattttggccaccactgtatttatgaaaaaaaatctaaaataagccCTACATAAGTACATATCAATTTAAACATGTGCCTAAACTAGTATAGCAAGTTTCATCATGGCTGTCAGTGTACATTTGCAACATGTTGCAACCAGCTCAACATGTCGTCCCCTtaacacaatattaatgtaaaagCTTGCCTATATCATAACAAAATAGTCCTgtttattagatttatttacaaaaaaaaaaaatattataaaagcatatatttaaaacttttgttGGGGATTGTTTTATCGGTATTTGTTGTATGTATTTTGTTGGTGTACTTATATATGGATCATTTGGATGATTTGCAAAtgtatttgctgtattttgttatttgtttgagatatatatatatatatatatatatatatatatatatatatatatacacatttcgAAAGATGGTCTTTTGTATCTTTGTGATATTAGGTGTATTACGGTAATACGTGTTTCAATGAGCGCAGGTGTTTCTTGGTAGCACTTGGCACTGAGGAAGGGTTACCCGAAGACGTTCTGCACCTTTTTAAGATATATTTTTGTGACCTAAATGAGCAATAAATGAAATAAGCCGCTTTGGCTGAATCTGGACGAGTGAGGATCTCTTTCATCTTTATATTATCGAATATTTTGGATCTATTTACGCACCTTTTTATTTGCTTACTTTTTGGACGAGTGTTTGGCGTTACGACCTTTTCTAATTGTGgatcaaaaaaacaacagaaattaaattacaacCAGTTTATTAGCAAACTGAATCACGAGAAGtgagaactgtttttttttctttctttcttttttttttttttgcgtttatgAATCAATAGGTGACAGTATCGTGATTCGTGACAGGTATGGTAGCTCTCTCCCATCATGTTTAGCCATCAATGTGTTTCCAAGAAAGCTGATTCTGAACTTTATATAGCTTACATCATATAACAATCGAGTTGTTTTACCAGTAAGTCTGTTTTCTCTTCTGTTCCAGCGGAGATTATGAAGGTGCCAGTCTGTTCATCGTTTGCATTCTGGAGTTTGTTTTGTAGTCTTTTTGTTATTGCAACTGCAAATATCGATGAGGAGGAGGATGCTTGGATTGATCCACATGACTTAATCAACTACGATCCAACGACAAAGCGCATGAGAAATCCTGCAATGGTAAAACGCCTGTTAAACCATATGGCAGTTTATTAGGCTAATGTATACGTGCTTGCAGGAGCCTCTTCTTTAcatttctccagtgaaaatggACTCCATTCAAACTTTGcattgcaaattatatttaagtattttaaggttttatgaattttgtaatttaaataaaatttaaagggatatttcctCCAAAAATGAGGAATCCAGCCAATGTTTAATCACTGTGTTGTTCTAATGCCGAATgaccttatttatttttcagaccATGAAACAATGTCCTGATGCTTTAGAGTGGATCAATAAACTAGAGAGTTTGCAGAAAGAGGTGAAGAATATGTAAATACACCTGTGTTTAGTAGACCTCAATAACAAAATGGGACTGCAATGTTTTTTAGACATGGTACAATGAAATTGCCATGGTATTTTTGAAGACTAGTAGGATTGTAGGCTACCATTCAGCACTTTgaataactgaaaatatattttaattattattatttcttgctgccatctctttttttagtttgatgaacagaaaaagAAGGGGACCATCATCTCTATAAAGCCAGTATGTCTTCCAGTATTCAAGCGTTTTCTTACCAAGCTTCTTAAAGAAACCTCCAAACTTGGCCTGGTATGTGACTCCGTTTTCTCCAGGGAATTGAGTTAACATTACACTGGTTAAGGTTTTAcaaatttccatttttaaaatctttagcCTGATGATGGAAAGACATCCATGCATTATGACGCTGAGGTGAAGCTGTCGAAGCAGTCGCTGGCGGAGATCCAGAAGCTTCTGAATGAAGAGAACGACTGGACCACTGGAGCCATGGATGAGGCTCTCAGTCAGATTCTGTTCAGATTCAAACTCCACAACCACAAAGCCTGGAAGTGGCGTTTCGAAGACACATTTTATGTAGATGTCGATACCGCCCTGAAGGTCAGTTCTTGTAAAACCTTTCAGAGAtaaaattttttgtttaaaattataatttattaatatttgtactgtcaaacgattaatcgtatccaaaataaaagtttttgtttacataatgtgtgtactgtgtatacgtataaatatatgcacatgcatgtatatatttaagaaaaattgtatgtttatgtattaactatttatatataatacaaatatatacatgtaagtggtttcaaaatatatactgcatgtgtgtgtatttgcttatacataatattcacagtacacacacacacacctaaacaaaaacttttattttggatgcgattaatcgtttgacaccACTAAATTAATACGTGCTGTATTTTGTTCTACAGGTTTCTTTGATCGTTCTGATTGTTGTAGCCATAATCTGCACTGAGCTCTGGTCTGTGGTCTCCTGGTTGGTCCAGTTCAGGAGAATGTTTGCAGTTTGCTTTTTTATTAGCTCGATCTGGAACTGGTTCCATCTTTATCTGGTAATTATTCTTGTGCTGTTGACTGTCCGTGACATGTTTGTTAAAGCAGTACTGAACAGATGACAATGAAGAGTTGAAAGGTGTGTTCACTGTATTGTACAATTAAGAGTTAAACTGGTTTAAATATTTCTCCTTGACTAGGTTGcctttgcagaacacaagaagAACATTGTGGAGGTGGAGACCTTCAATGCCAAATGCACTGGACTGAAACAAGTGGACTGGATGGATAATTTGGCAGGTGAGGTACTTAATGTTACACACATATTTGTCTTTCCAAACCAAATTTTAAGctccaaaaagaacaaaaatgtatgagaaaagtaaaatgaaaaagtaaaatcTTCCACTGAAGGGtctacacattttaaatgacatgaagatgaataattaaatgacaaataatgaTTTTGAGATGAACTGTTGTCACCATTTGATTTAGAGTGGTACAGACGGACATGGACTCTTCAAGATGATCCTTGCAAAAAGTACTATGAGGTCCTGGTGGTGAACCCCATTTTGCTTGTGCCTCCAACAAAGGTTTGTATCTTTTAGTTTCCAACAACAAATTTAAACTTGATCAACTTGCGTCTACCAGTTGAGTGATAATATGTATTATCTTcttcacatatgtatgtgtatatatgtgtgcatatgtgtatgcatgtatgtatatatgtatatatatgtgtatgtgtatagtagaaacttaatttcctgtaaagctgctttgcaaataaacttgaattgaattgaattgaattaatggATACTGACTAATGACCTGATCATTTCAGtatgttgaattaaaatattcagtGAGAAATATAGTTTTTCCTCAATTGcttacatatacaggtgctggtcatataattagaatatcatcaaaaagttgatttatttcactaattccattcaaaaagtgaaacttgtatattatattcattcattacacacagactgatatatttcaaatgtttatttcttttaattttgatgattagagcttacagctcatgaaagtcaaaaatcagtatctcaaaatattagaatatttacatttgagtttgaataaatgaccatccctacattataaattctgggtatctcttgttctttgaaaccacaataatggggaagactgctgacatggcaatgatccagaagacaaacattgacgccctccacaaagagggtaagtcacagagggtcattactgaaaggtgtggctgtttacagagtgctgtatcaaagcatattaaatgcaaagttgactggaaggaagaatttgggtaggaaaaggtgcacaagcaacagggatgaccgcaagcttgagaatacagtcaagcaaagctgattcaaacacttgtgagagcttcacaaggagagaactgaagctggagtcagtgcatcaagagtcaccacgctcagatgtcttcaggaaaagggctaccaagccacttctgaaccagagacaacgtcagaagcatcttaactgggctgtggagaaaaagaactggactgttgctcagtggtccaaagtcctcttttcagatgaaagtaaattttacatttcatttggaaatcaaggtcccagagtctgaaggaagagtggagaggtacagaatccatgttgcttgaagtccagtgtgaagttttgacagtcagtgatgatttgggctgccatgtcatctgctggtgttggtccactgtgttttctgatgtccacagtcaacgcagccatctaccaggaaattttagagcacttcatgcttccttctgttgacaagctttatggagatgctgatttcattttccagcaggacttggcacctgcccacactgccaaaggtaccaaaagctggttcaatgaccatagtgttattgtgcttgattggccagcaaactcgcctgacctgaaccccatagagaatctgtggagtattgtcaagaggaagatgagagacaccagacccaacaatgcagatgagctgaaggccactatcagagcaacctgggctctcataacacctgagcagtgccacagactgatcgactccatgccacgccgcgttgctgcagtaattcaggcaaaaggagccccaactaagtattgagtgctgtacatgctcatacttttcattttcatacttttcagttggccaagatttctaaaaaacctttctttgtattggtcttaagtaatattctaatattttgagatactgatttttgactttcgtgagctgtaagctctaatcatcaaaattaaaagaaataaacatttgaaatatatcagtctgtgtgtaatgaatgaatataatatataagtttcactttttgaatgtaattagtgaaataaataaactttttgatgatattctaattatatgaccagcacatgTATTTGTCCACTCAGacatcacattttcaaaactgttaaaaCACAGGCTGAAACTGAAGCTCAATGGCCAAAATGACTcattttgtttgcaaaatgCTCCAACActcacaaaacataaaaaatatgcaACATAAGCAAATACATTCATCAAACACCACAACTTGTCAAATTAATTTCCTCTTTCAATCATTACACAATggacaacaaaatacaaaacagctaATCAATATGAAATTACACTGTTCAGACTCAGAAGTGTTGAATATGGtttaagaagaagaaaaaaaaaggaaacttaTGGGTGGgaatatctaaaaaaataaataagtttaaatagtcAGAACTTCACAATGGATGTTTTCCCTTGCAGTGCTGCAATGCTCTTACAGAAAAACCACATGAATTTCACATGTGCAAAAGCACATGTGGAAAACTTGTGAAATTCATGTGGTTTTTCTGTAAGGGTGCACCAATGGAAACACCTCTTTGCATGGCAAATCCATCAACAGCCCTCTTTCTTTAGGTGAAACCAGTCTTTCATTTAGTGCATCAAGAAATGTGAGGCATTCTGTATTGAACTGATAGTTTGTGGCAAAGGACACCATCATTGGAGATGGCAGCACACATGGTGATATTGGCACCCCTCTGACCTGGCACTGCAACAGTGACCCTCTGCCCAATAAACGTTCCTCCCACTTCtccttaaattaatttgttatgtGCCCATTTAGCTTCAAGTACATTCTCTTTAAAAAATTACTCCAGTTgcatgtacagtggggcaaaaaagtatttagtcagccaccaattgtgcaagttctcccacttaaaaagatgagagagacctgtaattttcatcataggtatacctcaactatgaaaaatccagaaaatcacattgtaggatttttaaagaattaattggtaaattcctcggtaaaataagtatttggtcacctacaaacaagcaagatttctggctctcacagacctgtaacttcttctttaagaggctcctctgtcctcaactcgttacctgtattaatggcatctgtttgaactcgttatcagtataaaagacacctgtccacaacctcaaacagtccaactccaaactccaccatggccaagaccaaagagctgtcaaaggacaccagaaacaaaactgtagacctgcaccaggctgggaagactgaatctgcaataggtaagcagcttggtgtgaagaaatcaactgtggaaGACAtgtagaaaatggaagacatacaaaaccactgataatctccctcgatctggggctccacgcaagatctcaccccgtggggtcaaaatgatcacaagaactgtgagcaaaaatcccagaaccacacggggggacctagtgaatgacctgcagagagctgggaccaaagtaacaaaggctaccatcagtaacacactgcgccgccagggactcaaatcctgcagtgccagacgtgtccccctgcttaagccagtacatgtccgggcccgtctgaagtttgctagagagcatttggatgatcattgTGACAAAGCGCCTGTTTGTCACTGCTGAGGGAGCGGCACTggcctgaacacacacacacacacacacacacacacacacacatatacactccAATCA
The sequence above is a segment of the Onychostoma macrolepis isolate SWU-2019 chromosome 22, ASM1243209v1, whole genome shotgun sequence genome. Coding sequences within it:
- the LOC131530028 gene encoding chloride channel CLIC-like protein 1; translation: MKVPVCSSFAFWSLFCSLFVIATANIDEEEDAWIDPHDLINYDPTTKRMRNPAMTMKQCPDALEWINKLESLQKEFDEQKKKGTIISIKPVCLPVFKRFLTKLLKETSKLGLPDDGKTSMHYDAEVKLSKQSLAEIQKLLNEENDWTTGAMDEALSQILFRFKLHNHKAWKWRFEDTFYVDVDTALKVSLIVLIVVAIICTELWSVVSWLVQFRRMFAVCFFISSIWNWFHLYLVAFAEHKKNIVEVETFNAKCTGLKQVDWMDNLAEWYRRTWTLQDDPCKKYYEVLVVNPILLVPPTKAITVTITSFITDPLKQIGQGINEFLRALLKDLPITLQLPVLFIIALAIFVFMFEAAQAAIQQAVRLLQLGWQPNQPPPAVIQGQAPQLEEHE